One segment of Paraburkholderia bonniea DNA contains the following:
- a CDS encoding DesA family fatty acid desaturase — MLNSLLDFLSHGLLRFSWWQLVLYTLAVTHVTIIGVTVYLHRCQAHRALELHPAVAHFFRLWLWMTTGMLTGQWAAIHRKHHAKCETEEDPHSPQTRGIWKVLLEGAELYRAEAKNEETMRKFSHGTPNDWIERNVYTRYPILGVSLLMVLNVALFGVVGLTIWAVQMVWIPFWAAGVVNGIAHFWGYRNFNSSDASTNILPWGILIGGEELHNNHHTYATSAKLSNKWFEFDIGWMYIRILSALRLATVKKVAPTPRLNAGKLVLDQDTLQAVLANRYEVMARYGKALKRAYRQELAHLKEVGAREKYQLMRGARSWLHKEEAGLNEPQKRQLPQISASSQKLRTYLELRSELAAMWERSNASREQLLVQLQDWCVRAEQSGIKALQEFATRLRRYA, encoded by the coding sequence TTGCTGAATTCTCTGCTCGACTTTCTCTCCCACGGACTGCTGCGCTTCTCATGGTGGCAGCTCGTGTTGTATACGCTGGCAGTCACGCACGTGACGATCATCGGCGTTACGGTTTATCTCCATCGCTGCCAGGCGCACCGCGCGCTTGAACTTCATCCGGCGGTGGCACATTTTTTCCGTCTCTGGTTGTGGATGACCACCGGCATGCTGACTGGCCAGTGGGCGGCGATCCATCGCAAGCACCACGCCAAATGCGAAACCGAAGAAGATCCACACAGCCCGCAAACGCGCGGCATCTGGAAGGTTCTGCTGGAAGGCGCTGAGTTATATCGCGCTGAAGCAAAGAACGAAGAAACCATGCGCAAGTTCAGCCACGGCACGCCGAACGACTGGATCGAGCGCAACGTCTACACGCGTTACCCAATTCTGGGCGTGAGCTTGCTGATGGTGCTGAACGTCGCGCTTTTTGGCGTCGTAGGCCTGACCATCTGGGCCGTGCAAATGGTGTGGATTCCGTTCTGGGCGGCAGGTGTGGTCAATGGCATTGCCCACTTCTGGGGCTATCGCAATTTCAATTCATCAGATGCCAGCACGAACATTTTGCCGTGGGGCATCCTGATTGGCGGCGAAGAGCTGCATAACAATCACCATACTTACGCGACCTCGGCGAAGCTGTCGAACAAATGGTTCGAGTTCGATATCGGCTGGATGTATATCCGGATTCTGTCGGCGTTGCGTCTTGCTACGGTGAAGAAGGTCGCGCCGACGCCGCGTTTGAATGCGGGCAAGCTGGTGCTGGATCAGGACACTTTGCAGGCCGTGCTGGCCAATCGCTATGAAGTGATGGCGCGTTACGGCAAGGCACTCAAGCGGGCGTACCGGCAAGAGCTGGCTCATCTGAAAGAAGTGGGTGCACGTGAGAAGTATCAGTTGATGCGCGGTGCGCGAAGCTGGCTGCACAAAGAAGAAGCCGGGCTGAATGAACCGCAGAAGCGCCAACTGCCACAGATTTCTGCCAGCAGCCAGAAATTGCGGACCTATCTCGAGTTGCGCAGTGAACTGGCCGCGATGTGGGAGCGTTCAAACGCTTCACGCGAGCAGTTACTGGTTCAGTTGCAAGACTGGTGCGTGCGCGCGGAACAAAGCGGCATCAAGGCGCTGCAGGAGTTTGCAACCCGGTTGCGACGCTACGCCTAG
- the rpmB gene encoding 50S ribosomal protein L28, translated as MARVCQVTGKGPKSGNNVSHANNKTKRRFLPNLQWHRFWVESQQRFVRLRVSTSGMRLIDKLGIDAVLEKLRKSGKTA; from the coding sequence ATGGCACGCGTATGCCAAGTAACTGGGAAAGGCCCGAAAAGCGGCAATAACGTTTCCCACGCAAACAACAAAACCAAACGCCGGTTTCTTCCGAACCTGCAATGGCACCGCTTCTGGGTAGAAAGCCAGCAGCGTTTCGTGCGTCTGCGGGTTTCGACCAGCGGTATGCGTCTGATCGACAAGCTGGGCATTGATGCTGTGCTCGAAAAATTGCGCAAGTCCGGCAAAACGGCCTAA
- the radC gene encoding RadC family protein, which yields MATQLASERPKNRSDVWPQRDMPRERLLSTGPGTVTDTELIALVLGSGLPGHNVFKLAHSLLERFRSLRAMLHATPADFDGLHGIGPAKTAQMLAVLELARRALTEKLREGSLLDSRQTVADYLRLQIGGRPHEVFFCLFLDARHRLIHGEEVARGSLTRMAVYPREIVRRALSLNAASLIVAHNHPSGAVKPSANDHKLTRVLRETLALIDVQLIDHLVIGAQDTYSFAEAGWGMQEFC from the coding sequence ATGGCCACTCAGCTTGCGTCTGAGCGGCCGAAGAACCGTAGCGACGTCTGGCCGCAGCGCGACATGCCACGGGAGCGTTTGCTAAGCACCGGACCGGGGACCGTCACGGATACGGAGTTAATCGCGCTGGTGCTGGGTTCAGGCTTGCCCGGCCACAACGTGTTCAAGCTGGCGCACTCTTTACTTGAGCGTTTTCGCTCACTGCGCGCCATGCTGCACGCGACGCCCGCCGATTTTGACGGCCTGCACGGCATTGGCCCCGCCAAAACCGCGCAAATGCTCGCGGTGCTTGAACTCGCCCGGCGAGCCCTCACCGAGAAACTCCGCGAGGGCTCACTGCTCGACTCACGGCAGACGGTCGCAGACTACTTGCGCCTGCAGATTGGCGGCCGCCCCCATGAGGTTTTTTTCTGCCTGTTTCTGGATGCGCGCCACCGGCTGATTCATGGCGAAGAAGTCGCACGCGGCTCACTCACCAGAATGGCCGTGTATCCACGCGAAATCGTGCGCCGGGCGCTCTCACTGAACGCCGCAAGCCTGATCGTCGCGCATAACCACCCGTCCGGAGCAGTCAAACCCAGCGCCAACGACCATAAACTGACGCGAGTGCTGCGCGAAACACTGGCGCTGATCGACGTGCAACTGATCGACCACCTTGTCATTGGCGCGCAGGATACGTACTCATTTGCCGAGGCAGGCTGGGGAATGCAGGAGTTCTGCTAA
- the nadC gene encoding carboxylating nicotinate-nucleotide diphosphorylase, with protein sequence MSGTLKNADGAAAVPLLTQIRLQYGSAFDTALARNVADALGEDIGPGDQTGRLVPEDEVRAARVVVREAAVLCGTPWFDEVMRQVEPRIEVRWLYQEGQRMVADSPVCELRGPVRALLTAERPALNFLQLLSGVSSATRRYVDAVAHTSARILDTRKTLPGLRLAQKYAVRAGGGENQRIALYDGILIKENHIAAAGGVGAAMDAALALNAGVTVQIEVETLLQLEEALAHRAQSVLLDNFSFAAMHDAVRIAQGRAVLEVSGGVNFETVRTIAETGVDRISIGALTKDVRATDYSMRVV encoded by the coding sequence ATGAGCGGCACGCTGAAAAATGCTGACGGTGCCGCTGCTGTGCCGTTGTTGACGCAAATCCGGCTGCAATATGGCAGCGCTTTCGATACGGCGCTGGCTCGCAACGTCGCTGATGCGCTTGGCGAAGATATCGGCCCAGGTGACCAGACCGGGCGTCTGGTGCCAGAGGATGAGGTGCGTGCCGCACGCGTGGTGGTGCGAGAAGCCGCCGTGCTGTGTGGCACGCCTTGGTTTGACGAAGTGATGCGGCAGGTTGAGCCGCGCATCGAGGTGCGCTGGCTTTATCAGGAAGGGCAGCGGATGGTGGCGGATTCTCCGGTGTGCGAGCTGCGAGGACCGGTTCGGGCGCTTTTGACCGCCGAGCGTCCGGCACTTAATTTTCTTCAATTGCTGTCTGGCGTATCGAGCGCGACGCGCCGTTATGTCGATGCCGTGGCTCATACGTCTGCGCGCATTCTGGATACGCGTAAAACGTTGCCGGGCTTGCGTCTGGCGCAGAAATACGCGGTGCGCGCTGGTGGCGGTGAGAATCAGCGGATTGCGTTGTACGACGGTATTTTGATTAAGGAAAACCATATTGCGGCGGCTGGAGGTGTGGGCGCTGCAATGGACGCGGCGCTTGCCCTGAATGCGGGTGTGACGGTGCAGATCGAGGTCGAAACCTTGCTCCAGCTTGAAGAAGCGTTAGCGCATCGGGCGCAATCGGTGCTGCTGGATAATTTTTCATTCGCGGCGATGCATGATGCTGTGCGTATCGCACAAGGGCGAGCCGTGCTGGAAGTGTCGGGCGGCGTCAATTTCGAAACGGTGCGCACGATTGCCGAAACCGGCGTCGACCGTATTTCAATCGGGGCGCTGACCAAAGATGTCCGGGCGACCGATTACTCGATGCGGGTTGTTTGA
- the nadB gene encoding L-aspartate oxidase translates to MNFDVAIVGSGLAGLSVALNLAQTRRVAIVAKRPLVEGASDWAQGGIAAVLDSGDSIENHVRDTLSAGGGLCDEASTRFIVEHGREAIEWLISQGVPFTKDHAAELGFHLTREGGHSHRRIIHAADATGHAVVATLGERVRRHPNITLLEDHYAIDLITSDRLGLPGRRCHGLYALDLSTSRTVTIEAPHTVLATGGAGKVYLYTTNPDTATGDGIAMAWRAGCRVSNMEFIQFHPTCLFHPYAKSFLISEAVRGEGGILKLPDGTRFMPQHDERAELAPRDIVARAIDFEIKKRGVDCVYLDISHQPAAFLHEHFPTILARCLEFGIDITKEAIPVVPAAHYTCGGIVTDLAGRTDLAGLYAVGETSCTGLHGANRLASNSLLECLVTGRAAAAAIEHEGFGHAVHAPLPDWDESRVSDPDEEVVVAHNWDELRRLMWNYVGIVRTDKRLARAKHRLMLLRDEIHEYYANFKVTRDLLELRNLVEVATLIVDSARSRRESRGLHYSRDWPATLPKALPTVLAPEHIRNRNV, encoded by the coding sequence ATGAATTTCGATGTCGCTATTGTTGGCAGCGGTCTTGCCGGCCTAAGTGTTGCGCTCAATCTCGCACAAACCCGGCGAGTGGCCATCGTGGCCAAGCGGCCGTTAGTTGAAGGCGCGAGCGACTGGGCTCAGGGCGGCATTGCCGCTGTGCTCGATTCAGGCGACAGCATCGAAAACCATGTCCGCGACACCCTGAGCGCCGGAGGCGGACTGTGCGACGAAGCCAGCACCCGCTTCATTGTTGAGCACGGCCGAGAGGCCATCGAATGGCTCATCAGCCAAGGGGTGCCTTTCACTAAAGACCACGCGGCTGAACTCGGCTTCCATCTGACACGTGAAGGGGGCCACAGCCACCGGCGCATTATTCACGCGGCCGATGCGACCGGTCATGCCGTAGTCGCCACGCTGGGTGAGCGCGTGCGGCGCCACCCGAACATCACGCTGCTAGAAGATCATTACGCGATCGACCTGATTACCTCCGATCGCCTCGGCTTGCCGGGGCGGCGTTGTCACGGCCTGTATGCGCTTGATCTTTCGACCAGCCGCACCGTCACCATTGAAGCTCCGCACACGGTTCTCGCCACGGGTGGCGCAGGCAAGGTGTACCTCTACACCACCAACCCCGACACGGCCACCGGTGATGGCATAGCGATGGCCTGGCGCGCGGGCTGCCGCGTGTCCAATATGGAATTCATCCAGTTCCATCCCACCTGCCTTTTTCATCCGTATGCCAAATCGTTCCTGATATCAGAGGCAGTACGTGGCGAAGGCGGCATTCTCAAACTGCCCGACGGCACGCGTTTTATGCCTCAGCACGATGAACGTGCGGAGCTCGCTCCGCGCGATATCGTCGCCCGGGCCATCGACTTCGAGATTAAAAAACGCGGAGTCGACTGCGTGTACCTCGATATCAGCCACCAGCCTGCCGCGTTCTTGCACGAGCACTTTCCGACCATCCTCGCGCGCTGCCTTGAGTTCGGCATCGACATCACAAAAGAAGCGATCCCAGTGGTGCCTGCTGCGCACTACACCTGCGGCGGAATCGTCACTGATCTCGCTGGCCGCACTGATCTGGCAGGGCTCTACGCCGTGGGCGAAACCTCATGCACGGGCCTGCATGGCGCCAACCGGCTAGCGAGCAATTCATTGCTCGAATGTCTGGTAACGGGCCGGGCAGCGGCTGCGGCAATCGAGCACGAAGGCTTTGGCCATGCCGTGCATGCTCCCTTGCCGGACTGGGATGAAAGCCGTGTATCGGACCCGGATGAAGAGGTGGTCGTCGCCCATAACTGGGACGAACTACGTCGCCTGATGTGGAATTACGTTGGCATTGTCCGTACCGACAAGCGGCTGGCACGAGCCAAGCACCGTCTGATGCTGTTACGCGATGAAATCCATGAGTACTACGCCAACTTCAAGGTGACTCGAGATCTGCTCGAACTGCGCAATCTAGTCGAAGTTGCCACGCTGATCGTCGATAGCGCACGTTCACGGCGCGAAAGCCGCGGGCTTCACTACAGCCGCGACTGGCCCGCAACCCTGCCCAAAGCGCTGCCCACGGTGCTGGCACCTGAACACATTCGCAATCGCAACGTATAA
- the ispH gene encoding 4-hydroxy-3-methylbut-2-enyl diphosphate reductase has product MSIMDTTLAEAEILLAQPRGFCAGVDRAIEIVERAIKLHGAPIYVRHEIVHNAYVVEDLRKKGAIFIELLDEVPAGNTVIFSAHGVSQAVRAEAKARGLRIYDATCPLVTKVHIEVAKMRQEGFDIVMIGHKGHPEVEGTMGQAGEGMYLVEDIADVNKLVLADPERVAFVTQTTLSVDDAAEIIAALKARFPAIREPKKQDICYATQNRQDAVKFMAPQCDVVIVVGSPNSSNSNRLREVAEKRGIPSYMVDSPDQIDPAWVAGKRRIGVTAGASAPEVLAQAVIGRLRELGVRNVRALEGIEENIAFPLPRGLGLPAE; this is encoded by the coding sequence ATGAGCATCATGGATACGACTCTCGCCGAAGCCGAAATTCTGCTGGCGCAGCCGCGTGGTTTTTGCGCTGGTGTCGACCGGGCGATCGAAATCGTTGAGCGGGCGATCAAGCTGCACGGCGCGCCGATCTACGTCCGGCACGAAATTGTGCATAACGCGTATGTGGTCGAGGACCTGCGCAAAAAAGGCGCGATCTTCATTGAGCTGCTCGATGAAGTGCCTGCTGGCAATACGGTGATTTTCAGCGCACATGGCGTGTCGCAGGCTGTGCGTGCAGAAGCGAAGGCGCGGGGCTTGAGGATCTATGACGCCACTTGCCCGCTGGTCACCAAAGTGCATATCGAAGTGGCCAAGATGCGTCAGGAAGGCTTCGACATCGTGATGATCGGCCACAAGGGTCATCCTGAGGTCGAGGGCACGATGGGGCAGGCGGGCGAAGGCATGTACCTCGTCGAAGATATTGCCGACGTCAACAAGCTGGTGCTGGCGGACCCCGAGCGGGTGGCGTTTGTCACGCAAACGACGTTATCGGTGGACGATGCCGCTGAAATCATCGCTGCGCTCAAAGCCCGTTTCCCGGCAATTCGTGAGCCGAAAAAGCAGGATATTTGTTACGCGACGCAAAACCGCCAGGATGCGGTGAAGTTCATGGCACCACAGTGCGACGTGGTGATCGTGGTTGGAAGTCCGAATAGTTCGAATTCAAACCGGCTGCGCGAGGTGGCTGAGAAGCGCGGGATTCCGTCTTATATGGTGGATTCGCCCGACCAGATTGATCCAGCATGGGTCGCGGGCAAGCGCAGGATTGGCGTGACGGCTGGGGCATCAGCGCCCGAGGTGCTGGCTCAGGCTGTGATCGGGCGTTTGCGTGAACTGGGGGTGCGCAATGTGCGGGCGCTTGAAGGCATCGAAGAAAATATTGCGTTTCCGTTGCCGCGCGGGCTGGGTTTGCCTGCTGAATAA
- a CDS encoding FKBP-type peptidyl-prolyl cis-trans isomerase: MSIIDISEVKPGSHITLHYRLSLADGTEVINTFTEKPATLLLGAGQLAPPLEDILLGLKVGHHSTFQLASGQAFGPRNPDLVQRVSLATLRENSMIGEDFAPGDLVEFNAPGGGRYAGVLKEVGATSALFDFNHPLAGQALAFEVKIIGIL; encoded by the coding sequence ATGAGCATCATCGACATTTCAGAAGTGAAACCTGGTTCGCATATCACGCTTCATTACCGGCTTTCGCTGGCTGATGGCACCGAGGTCATCAATACCTTTACCGAAAAGCCCGCTACGCTGCTGCTGGGTGCAGGCCAGCTGGCACCGCCGCTGGAAGATATTTTGCTGGGTCTGAAGGTGGGGCACCATTCAACCTTTCAGCTAGCGTCGGGGCAGGCGTTCGGGCCGCGTAATCCTGATCTGGTTCAGCGGGTGTCGCTGGCGACGCTGCGTGAAAACAGCATGATTGGCGAAGATTTCGCCCCGGGCGATCTGGTCGAATTCAATGCACCAGGAGGCGGGCGTTACGCCGGAGTGCTGAAGGAGGTGGGTGCAACCTCCGCGCTATTTGATTTCAATCATCCGCTTGCTGGCCAGGCGCTGGCATTCGAAGTGAAAATCATCGGAATTTTGTAA
- a CDS encoding rubredoxin: MEYKSWMCLICGWIYEEEAGLPDEGIAPGTRWEDVPINWTCPECGARKEDFEMVEI; the protein is encoded by the coding sequence ATGGAATACAAAAGCTGGATGTGCCTGATTTGCGGCTGGATTTACGAAGAAGAAGCCGGTTTGCCTGATGAGGGCATCGCGCCTGGCACGCGTTGGGAAGACGTGCCGATCAACTGGACTTGTCCGGAGTGCGGCGCGCGCAAGGAAGATTTTGAAATGGTCGAGATCTAA
- the rpmG gene encoding 50S ribosomal protein L33 — MAKGARDKIKLESTAGTGHFYTTTKNKRNMPEKMLIKKFDPVVRKHVDYKETKIK; from the coding sequence ATGGCAAAAGGCGCACGCGACAAGATCAAACTGGAATCGACTGCAGGCACGGGTCACTTCTACACAACGACCAAAAACAAACGCAACATGCCAGAAAAGATGCTGATCAAGAAATTTGATCCAGTCGTCCGCAAGCACGTTGACTACAAAGAAACCAAGATTAAATAA
- the nadA gene encoding quinolinate synthase NadA has protein sequence MSQAIKSVEYDRPQASGLTCGVGEAWAKVPDMPSAEEKIALKARIRALLAREKAVLVAHYYVDAVLQELADETGGCVADSLEMARFGRDHDAQTLVVAGVRFMGETAKILSPSKRILMPDLDATCSLDLGCPVAEFSAFCDAHPDRTVVVYANTSAAVKARADWMVTSSIGLEIVADLHARGEKIIWAPDRHLGGYIQNKTGADMLLWQGSCLVHDEFKGIELDLLRTEYPAAKVLVHPESPASVVALADVVGSTTQLIDAAQRLDATHFIVATDLGILHKMRLAAPGKTFIAAPTAGNSATCKSCAHCPWMAMNGLANLASVLELGHHEIVIDPALGEQARRPIDRMLDFAARHKKRVQTSGDLARDNTLFSNVGAA, from the coding sequence ATGAGTCAGGCGATCAAAAGCGTCGAATATGACCGGCCGCAAGCGTCGGGTTTGACGTGTGGCGTGGGTGAGGCGTGGGCCAAAGTGCCCGATATGCCCTCTGCGGAAGAAAAGATCGCGCTTAAAGCACGCATTCGCGCATTGCTGGCCCGTGAAAAGGCGGTGCTGGTTGCCCATTACTACGTTGATGCGGTGTTGCAGGAACTTGCCGATGAAACCGGCGGTTGCGTGGCAGATTCGCTCGAAATGGCGCGCTTTGGCCGGGATCATGATGCGCAGACACTGGTTGTCGCTGGCGTGCGTTTTATGGGTGAGACGGCCAAGATTCTCAGCCCATCGAAGCGCATTTTGATGCCCGATCTCGATGCCACTTGCTCGCTTGATCTTGGTTGTCCAGTGGCCGAATTTTCGGCTTTTTGCGATGCTCATCCTGACCGTACCGTTGTGGTCTACGCCAATACCAGCGCGGCGGTGAAAGCCCGTGCCGACTGGATGGTGACTTCTTCGATTGGGCTTGAAATCGTCGCCGACCTGCACGCGCGTGGCGAAAAAATCATCTGGGCACCTGACCGGCATCTGGGCGGATATATCCAGAACAAAACGGGTGCCGACATGTTGTTATGGCAAGGCTCCTGCCTGGTACATGACGAATTCAAGGGCATTGAGCTGGATCTGCTTCGCACCGAATATCCGGCTGCCAAAGTGCTGGTCCACCCTGAGTCGCCCGCTAGCGTGGTGGCCTTGGCCGACGTGGTGGGCTCAACCACACAGCTGATTGATGCCGCCCAACGGCTTGATGCAACGCACTTTATCGTTGCAACCGATCTCGGCATCTTGCACAAGATGCGTCTGGCCGCGCCAGGCAAGACTTTTATCGCCGCGCCAACGGCCGGTAACAGCGCAACCTGTAAAAGCTGCGCGCATTGTCCCTGGATGGCGATGAATGGTCTGGCAAATCTCGCGTCGGTGCTGGAGCTTGGGCATCACGAGATTGTCATTGACCCGGCGCTAGGGGAGCAGGCGCGCCGTCCAATCGACCGGATGCTCGATTTTGCCGCGCGTCACAAGAAGCGGGTGCAGACGAGTGGTGATCTGGCACGTGACAACACACTATTTTCGAATGTGGGAGCAGCATGA
- the thiD gene encoding bifunctional hydroxymethylpyrimidine kinase/phosphomethylpyrimidine kinase, with translation MPSASPPIVLTFGLFDPTGGSGVQADLMTLASMGCHGVTVLTGYTVRDSASCDEVTGLDPEAVAAQARMLLEDMPIAAFKVGAATRAEVVSAIAEVVADYDDVPLILAPDFTLDDEHVLAADELREAMADLLVPQTTLLVADHTTLLALAQPDGDAEAPSLEAAIAHLLAHGCEYILSMEAGTHRLVNTLHSDDGQLRQDTWERDGQRVMGLTDTLGSAIAALLANGQEPVEAVREAQEYLYRATRSAFRPGMGACLPDRFFWARSNDDDAPRPATNKTPPPDEARH, from the coding sequence ATGCCAAGCGCCTCCCCTCCGATCGTTCTCACCTTCGGTCTCTTCGACCCCACCGGTGGCAGTGGCGTGCAAGCCGATCTGATGACGCTGGCCAGCATGGGCTGTCACGGCGTTACCGTGCTAACTGGTTACACCGTGCGCGATTCGGCAAGCTGCGACGAAGTAACCGGCCTCGACCCCGAAGCGGTTGCCGCCCAGGCCCGGATGCTGCTTGAAGACATGCCCATCGCGGCGTTCAAGGTAGGTGCCGCCACACGAGCTGAAGTGGTCAGCGCGATCGCTGAAGTCGTCGCCGATTACGACGACGTGCCATTGATTCTCGCGCCTGATTTCACCCTTGATGACGAACACGTGCTGGCTGCTGACGAATTACGCGAAGCCATGGCAGACCTGCTGGTGCCGCAAACCACGTTGCTGGTCGCCGACCACACCACGCTGCTCGCGCTGGCACAACCGGATGGCGATGCCGAAGCACCCAGTCTGGAAGCCGCGATTGCCCACTTACTCGCGCATGGCTGTGAATATATTTTGTCGATGGAAGCGGGAACACACCGGCTCGTGAACACGCTGCATAGCGACGACGGCCAGTTGCGCCAGGACACGTGGGAGCGCGATGGCCAGCGCGTCATGGGGCTCACCGATACGCTGGGATCAGCCATCGCAGCCTTGCTGGCCAACGGCCAGGAACCGGTCGAAGCCGTGCGCGAAGCCCAGGAATATCTGTATCGCGCCACCCGTTCGGCGTTCCGGCCAGGCATGGGCGCCTGTCTGCCCGATCGCTTCTTCTGGGCTCGCAGCAACGATGACGACGCGCCGCGCCCCGCAACCAACAAAACCCCGCCGCCAGACGAAGCCCGGCATTAA
- a CDS encoding mechanosensitive ion channel family protein: protein MPNRFLTHMFGDLVHDFGQPAMLWQVGVLLATLVLAWVLARFLRRRLDRRQSLAGSGGLRFGAESLNRAFFPLIGAVLVGIARAITAEFMHTSLLNLALVPLLGIGLIYIVFFFARRVFSRDGENHAWLSLVEKVVSLVVWVGMVLTVMGIQDDVLAWMDSVRFRVANTHMTLLSLASGLLWVCVTMIVAMWLGSALEDRVMRASTLDANLKVVLARLGRALLVVAAVLVSLSLVGIDITVLGVFGGALGVGLGFGLQKIASNYVSGFIILLDRSLRIGDTINVSGLQGMVTQIRTRYTVVRGLDGIETLVPNEKLITDVVQNQSSFQTRGYTKVAVQVAYETDIRQAMALLAQAADDVPRVLQDPVPAPYLVNFGADGIDLELGFWVEDAATGTSSVRSAVNLNIWRLFAEHDISIPFAQREVRIIGAGDILPQNLAAAAQPTSAAAPEAG from the coding sequence ATGCCTAATCGTTTTCTGACCCATATGTTTGGCGATCTGGTGCACGATTTCGGCCAGCCCGCAATGTTGTGGCAGGTCGGCGTACTGCTGGCCACGCTGGTGCTGGCCTGGGTGCTGGCGCGGTTCCTGCGCCGCCGTCTTGATCGACGCCAGAGCTTGGCTGGCTCTGGCGGCCTGCGTTTTGGCGCGGAAAGCCTTAACCGGGCATTTTTCCCGCTGATTGGCGCAGTGCTGGTCGGGATCGCGCGTGCCATTACCGCCGAGTTCATGCACACCTCGTTGCTGAATCTGGCGCTGGTGCCGCTGCTTGGCATTGGCCTGATTTACATCGTGTTCTTTTTTGCGCGGCGGGTATTTAGCCGCGATGGTGAGAATCACGCCTGGCTGTCGCTGGTGGAGAAAGTCGTGTCGCTGGTGGTCTGGGTGGGCATGGTGCTGACCGTGATGGGCATTCAGGACGATGTGCTGGCGTGGATGGATAGTGTGCGTTTTCGTGTAGCGAATACCCACATGACGTTGCTGTCGCTGGCATCCGGGCTGCTGTGGGTTTGCGTCACGATGATCGTCGCAATGTGGCTCGGCTCGGCGCTGGAAGACCGGGTGATGCGCGCCAGCACGCTCGACGCGAACCTCAAAGTCGTGCTGGCCCGCCTTGGGCGTGCGCTGCTGGTGGTGGCGGCCGTGCTGGTGAGCCTGTCGCTGGTGGGCATTGATATTACGGTGCTGGGGGTATTTGGCGGCGCGCTTGGGGTAGGGCTGGGTTTTGGCTTGCAGAAAATTGCCAGCAATTACGTCTCGGGTTTCATTATTTTGCTCGACCGGTCATTGCGGATTGGCGACACGATTAACGTGAGCGGCTTGCAGGGCATGGTGACGCAGATTCGCACGCGCTACACCGTGGTGCGTGGCCTGGATGGTATCGAGACGCTGGTGCCAAACGAGAAGCTGATTACCGACGTGGTGCAAAACCAGTCGTCGTTTCAGACGCGTGGCTATACCAAAGTCGCGGTTCAGGTCGCCTACGAAACCGATATCAGGCAAGCGATGGCTTTGCTCGCCCAGGCGGCGGACGACGTGCCGCGTGTGCTGCAGGACCCGGTGCCCGCTCCATATCTGGTGAATTTCGGTGCGGACGGGATTGATCTCGAACTCGGTTTTTGGGTCGAAGATGCTGCGACTGGCACGTCGAGTGTCCGCTCGGCGGTCAATCTGAATATCTGGCGGCTGTTTGCTGAGCACGATATTTCGATTCCGTTTGCACAGCGTGAAGTGCGCATCATCGGCGCGGGCGACATATTGCCGCAGAATTTAGCCGCGGCAGCCCAGCCCACATCAGCCGCCGCGCCGGAGGCTGGCTGA